TTGATTACTGGCCTTTCGGAGTCTTTCTCTGCAAGTTCAATGGTTTCTTCAAGTACGCCAACATGTTCTGCAGTGTTTTTCTTCTGGCTGTCATCAGTGTGGATCGAGTGCTCTGCGTCTGGCGTCCGGTGTTCATCAGGAAACGACGGACAGTCTGTGCTGCTCGTGTGGTCAGTGTGGGAGTTTGGATTGTGGCTGTGATCTTTAGTTCTCCTTACTTTGTTTACCGGGAGGTCTTTCTGCGTGCAAACAACTTGAGTCATTGCTCACTGGGGGTCAGAATGGCTTTAAAATTTACTGCATATATTATATTGAGGTTAGTATAAATgtatttctaattttatttatgaCTTCACTTGCAGGGTAAAGATGGTGCCGAGGGTGGCAATTTGGCAAAGTATGTCTACTACTTTGTTCGTTTCATCTGTGGATTCCTGTTGCCCTTTCTGGTCATCTTCATCTGCTACACACTGGCTGCTATTGGGATTCGCAGAACAAGATTCTCTGGCAAATCAAGGCCTCTTCGCATTCTTGCTGTTTTGGTCTGTGCCTTTTTCCTATGCTGGGCTCCATATCACTTTCTAGGGCTAGTCAAGTTGGTGAATAAAGACAATGAGGTGGTAAAAATAGGATGGAATATGGCTTCAAACTTAGCCTATTTCAACAGCTGCATTAACCCAATCTTGTACTTCTTTATGGGACTGGATGTTAGTCGACGCTGCAATCAAAGTTTGTCTGGGATTTTTCATAGAGCACTCATGGAGGAAGGCCAAAGTCTATCCCAGCAGGGAACTGAAGAAAGCTGTAATTCCTTTCCAAAGACTGCAGGTGATGAGTGTGTCACTAAAATTTAGGTGTTTTCACTCATTTTTCCTTATTTTCAGGGTGCAAATCACAGGGGGGTTTGGGAAGGATTGACCTCCTTAATTAAGAAAGTTGAtccccccctgaaggacatcaaaacacgATGTATGGGGGGGCAGCCCTtaaatagtaagaaatagctttctctgatctctgattttttatcttaaaaattaataattaaaaatgcataatataaaaatacatttgacccCTCCATAACGGATCAtactattgtgaatgcataaaTCACCTcaatcaatgctaggaaaaatttaattcaacagtctgaaactggcagttctagagcaccgaCAGACACCTTAAGTATTCATAAAAcacatttcttgtaaaataggtgtttatatctgcatgtagccaaaaaaaagaaaaactaaacacataatttgtatagtttgaccgacagtaacctctaaaatagtcactaaatatccctcaaaatactgaaaacgtttacattttattaataaaggagatgtaatttaaatgcattcataaatttgattcactgaagcatataTTACCAAACTACTACGAAAAAGTTGAGCCCCCTGATCGCCAAtatataattcgcaccctgcttaTTTTGCCACTAAAATGTAGGTGTTTTTACTTAATTTCAATTAATTGGTCAGGATAATACaaaatactattaaatattaatatcttGAAAATTAAAGCAAAtctttgaaagaaagaaagaaagaaagaaagaaagaaagaaagaaagaaagaaagaaagaaagaaagaaagaaagaaagaaagaaagaaagaaagaaagaaagaaagaaaattatttgTTGGTTCATctaaattctgtttttattctttcttttttttttgaatattttttaacgtTGGAATAAATGTAAAATCCATGAGAAAAAAGTCCTCATGCATTTTCTTATTATCATTATCAGTAAAAAAGATGATCCCATGTTGAGATTCTGAGATTCTTTTTTGTTAAGATGAATCAGGAAACCACAAGACATTGCtgagcaaactgaaataaattaacTTCATCGGTTGTTGAATACTGTGAATAATCATGTGAACTAAAGATTCTCTGAGAAAtgtaaatgagcaattccagtgttatggatgtgacatttgcagtaaaaactcaaaacataaattcacaaagagagtatatgttaacattatattgaaacatctgtttatattttccagaacaactgaccacagattTACGGGACCAGAAAAATctctaaacatgttttgtactttaaatgaggaaaataaacatggatgtgaccaaaaaaagtatATGAGATTACAGTACACaccatactttgtagaaattaaactgcacagcccaaaagaaataatgctaatcaaaaggataagagttggctctctatagaacaaaaatgatgattttattttatttgacatttttgcatttatgagaaaaaagtgtcattatggacgtgacatctctccattatggatgtgaccgatgtgaaattgccacttgagtaactttggtaaatcaaatataatagtttgaactCATTGactgatacattttttaataatttcgaAAGTACTGTGAAACACTTGCTTGTACAAAAATTTTGTTATAGTTTCTGTCTTTTGgataaaactttattatttccATGGCAAggctgacatttgcatggaattgctcaaataatatttactacatTGGTAAAAAAGAACGCTGCAATTTTGTCTGATCTGAAAATATTTCTCGTTGTAATAGTATCTCACCACTAGATGTCAGCCCAATGAAGCATAACAAAAACATCTTAAAAGTTTAAAGCTATCAGCACTTTTAGCAAACGGTTTAATTAACAAGtgcttaaaatatgttttaaaagcaaAAGCTGTAACTTTAAAGTTGGTTAACTGGGCCAAAATTCGTTGTGCGAACATAAATTACAAGTTTAGTACTTCTACGCCATGCTTAATCTTGTTATTAAATGATGCTAT
This DNA window, taken from Danio aesculapii chromosome 19, fDanAes4.1, whole genome shotgun sequence, encodes the following:
- the LOC130247131 gene encoding C3a anaphylatoxin chemotactic receptor, whose amino-acid sequence is MTDNTTLSPHSNSKISTDYEKTTVDMVFYAIIVLFGTTGNSVVIWVAGFRMKPNVTNVWLVNLAVADLIFSMTRIISLIKNLFFDYWPFGVFLCKFNGFFKYANMFCSVFLLAVISVDRVLCVWRPVFIRKRRTVCAARVVSVGVWIVAVIFSSPYFVYREVFLRANNLSHCSLGGKDGAEGGNLAKYVYYFVRFICGFLLPFLVIFICYTLAAIGIRRTRFSGKSRPLRILAVLVCAFFLCWAPYHFLGLVKLVNKDNEVVKIGWNMASNLAYFNSCINPILYFFMGLDVSRRCNQSLSGIFHRALMEEGQSLSQQGTEESCNSFPKTAGDECVTKI